In the Candidatus Saccharibacteria bacterium oral taxon 488 genome, one interval contains:
- a CDS encoding sortase: MNPHDDQFGRRVGAPISSQPRPLTPPPRDYSGSQAAAANVIRDQINAIYGGRSTESTPHTTPVVQPRPTEQPHPEPTERTTVTPPPRTPSPHALNTAPPAAQPTQPATAPSPEHPAHITESPQPQPANKSTDKPTAAPPTTQAQPTAPAKTPAHQPQITADQWKQYHSSWQKYYQMYYERYYASHLDQKQQEFDRLVQSARDANAAAAPAMTDMLSAQNPIKRLRTQIQQTVRDKAKKVTKSRHFIPALAGVLVLLAFVFLQYNRVLFGIAAAYTTPGNVDPQNIIVNPASSTTVGPDPRLIIPKLNVDVPVIYGVNAADHNAQMKAMEKGAAHFAIAGANAVPGQVGNAVFSAHSSNDAFAPGDHKFVFAQNEKLVKDDIIYMHYQGKRYTYAVTKKEVVMPNEVSRVQIQTDKPMLTLISCVPLGTAEKRLLVFAEQISPDPSGAAKSTEPVTTRSAAIPGKPSPTLLERLFGAKE; this comes from the coding sequence ATGAATCCACATGACGATCAGTTTGGCAGGCGAGTGGGAGCGCCAATCTCGAGTCAACCTCGTCCACTGACGCCGCCACCACGTGATTATTCTGGCTCGCAAGCTGCTGCCGCTAATGTTATTCGTGATCAAATTAATGCTATCTATGGCGGTCGCAGCACCGAGTCCACGCCACACACCACGCCGGTGGTTCAGCCGCGGCCCACGGAGCAGCCACATCCAGAACCGACCGAGCGTACTACTGTCACGCCGCCACCGCGCACGCCAAGCCCACACGCCCTGAACACCGCGCCACCGGCAGCTCAACCGACCCAGCCAGCCACAGCGCCATCTCCCGAGCATCCCGCTCACATCACCGAGTCACCTCAGCCCCAGCCAGCGAACAAGTCAACGGACAAGCCCACCGCCGCGCCACCAACCACACAGGCGCAACCGACCGCCCCGGCCAAAACTCCCGCTCATCAGCCGCAAATCACCGCTGATCAGTGGAAGCAGTACCACAGCTCTTGGCAGAAATATTATCAGATGTACTACGAGCGCTATTATGCCTCACACCTTGACCAAAAGCAACAGGAATTTGACCGGCTGGTCCAGTCTGCTCGCGACGCTAACGCCGCCGCCGCGCCGGCCATGACCGATATGTTGTCCGCCCAAAACCCCATCAAGCGCCTCCGTACCCAGATCCAGCAAACCGTCCGCGACAAGGCCAAAAAAGTCACCAAGTCACGCCATTTCATCCCGGCACTGGCAGGTGTATTGGTGCTGCTAGCGTTCGTCTTTTTGCAGTACAACCGCGTCTTGTTTGGTATCGCCGCCGCCTATACCACCCCAGGCAATGTTGATCCACAAAACATCATCGTCAATCCAGCAAGTAGCACCACTGTCGGCCCCGACCCACGGCTGATCATTCCTAAACTCAACGTTGATGTACCAGTCATTTATGGCGTTAACGCGGCCGACCATAACGCTCAAATGAAAGCAATGGAGAAGGGCGCTGCTCACTTCGCGATCGCTGGCGCGAACGCCGTGCCTGGCCAAGTTGGCAATGCTGTATTCTCGGCGCATTCGTCTAACGATGCCTTTGCGCCCGGTGACCACAAGTTTGTCTTTGCTCAAAACGAAAAGCTGGTCAAAGACGACATCATCTACATGCACTACCAGGGCAAACGCTACACCTACGCCGTCACCAAGAAAGAAGTCGTTATGCCAAACGAGGTCAGCCGTGTCCAAATTCAAACCGATAAGCCGATGCTCACTTTGATCAGCTGTGTACCGCTTGGCACTGCTGAAAAACGCCTGCTGGTCTTTGCCGAGCAAATCAGCCCCGACCCATCTGGCGCTGCCAAATCAACCGAGCCAGTCACCACTCGATCCGCCGCTATCCCGGGTAAGCCATCACCAACACTACTGGAACGATTATTTGGCGCCAAGGAATAA
- a CDS encoding glutamate--tRNA ligase encodes MTTRTRFAPSPTGFLHVGGIRTALFAFLVARQAGGQFILRLEDTDKVREVAGSREHLIASLKALHLDYDEGPDIGGPYGPYIQSQRLDHYRQWAQKLIDAGRAYADPYTPEQIQAFRDAAQAEKRAFRYRDHRPDNPPEWDGTMPLRFKAEPKSYTYHDEVMGDVTTSPEVVDDFILIKSDGYPTYNFAHIIDDTEMNITHVIRGQEFISSMPNYLALYEALGLPRPIFAHLPHIMNEQGNKKLGKRDGAKDVLDYIRDGYLPEALDSFIATMGWNDGTEQETFTMDELITKFSLDHVQRSGARFDEKRLLWTNGQFIRSLTLDDLAERVNDFWPDSAAGADEEYRRRVLALAQDRLKTLRDLGGFGYFFAEPEINMELINSNKQLKKLSENERCELLETARHELATLTDWTPELVQIRLNELLEITGQKPGILFSLIRIVITWAPFSPQLNDTLALIGRERTLARLERGIAAFSAGVI; translated from the coding sequence ATGACTACACGCACTCGTTTCGCACCCTCGCCAACAGGGTTTTTGCATGTTGGCGGCATTCGCACGGCATTATTTGCTTTTCTCGTCGCCCGGCAGGCTGGCGGCCAATTTATCCTGCGCCTCGAAGACACTGACAAGGTCCGCGAAGTTGCCGGCAGCCGCGAGCATCTGATCGCCAGTCTCAAGGCACTGCACCTCGACTACGACGAAGGCCCGGACATTGGTGGGCCATACGGGCCATACATCCAAAGCCAGCGATTAGACCATTACCGCCAGTGGGCGCAGAAACTAATCGACGCCGGCCGTGCCTACGCTGATCCCTACACACCTGAGCAAATCCAAGCGTTTCGCGACGCCGCCCAGGCCGAGAAGCGCGCCTTCCGCTACCGTGATCATCGCCCCGACAATCCACCGGAGTGGGACGGCACGATGCCGCTGCGCTTCAAGGCTGAGCCCAAAAGCTATACCTACCACGACGAGGTCATGGGTGACGTCACCACCAGCCCCGAGGTAGTTGACGACTTCATCCTCATCAAGTCTGACGGCTACCCGACCTACAATTTTGCCCACATCATCGACGACACCGAGATGAATATCACCCACGTTATTCGCGGCCAAGAGTTCATCTCCAGCATGCCAAATTATCTGGCACTCTACGAAGCGCTGGGCTTGCCGCGGCCCATATTCGCCCATCTACCGCACATCATGAACGAGCAGGGCAACAAGAAATTAGGCAAGCGCGACGGCGCCAAAGACGTGCTAGATTATATCCGCGACGGCTATCTGCCAGAGGCGCTGGACAGTTTCATCGCCACCATGGGCTGGAACGACGGCACCGAGCAAGAGACCTTTACCATGGATGAGCTAATTACCAAGTTCAGCCTCGACCACGTGCAGCGCTCGGGCGCTCGCTTTGATGAAAAGCGGCTGCTGTGGACAAATGGGCAGTTTATCCGCTCGCTGACGCTGGATGATTTGGCCGAGCGGGTTAATGATTTTTGGCCGGACAGTGCCGCCGGGGCGGACGAGGAGTATCGTCGGCGCGTCCTAGCACTAGCGCAAGACCGCTTAAAAACCCTGCGTGATCTCGGCGGGTTTGGCTATTTTTTTGCGGAGCCTGAAATTAACATGGAGCTCATCAACAGCAACAAACAACTCAAGAAATTATCTGAGAATGAGCGATGCGAATTACTAGAAACTGCCCGCCACGAGCTCGCCACGCTCACCGACTGGACACCAGAGTTAGTCCAGATCCGGCTGAACGAACTGTTGGAAATCACCGGCCAAAAGCCTGGCATTCTCTTTAGTCTCATCCGCATCGTCATCACCTGGGCACCGTTCAGCCCGCAGCTGAATGACACGCTAGCGCTGATCGGCCGCGAGCGTACACTAGCCCGGCTTGAGCGGGGAATCGCCGCGTTCTCGGCGGGTGTAATATAG
- a CDS encoding DUF4367 domain-containing protein has protein sequence MNKQIIHKTVHKTAGQKSTTLSRRHVAAPSHAKRRLASRLDITRDTSVPMSVHVNKFAPSVPSVQLQPTKRDRPAEPHPTMVRAQARAAQQPHQTTRTATRRSPATSHHHSTRIVKPNQTPAKQHPATLAPKPAAVLKHEAITEALQRATTPQKAPRRAKKPKSRMGRWLQVASVGLAIMLIGGYFTYLGMPNISTRIAAIQSGINAKYPGYRPTGYALSGPVTFKSGEVRMKFAYADGGQSYTITQQKSSLNSAALKETLTADGGDVQTTTAGGLTIYSTDRTASWINGGVLYQITLGGALSSEQVTKIATSL, from the coding sequence ATGAACAAACAAATCATCCATAAAACCGTCCACAAAACTGCCGGCCAAAAATCAACGACGCTCAGTCGCCGCCATGTTGCCGCACCATCGCACGCCAAGCGTCGCCTGGCCAGTCGCCTCGACATCACGCGCGACACCTCCGTCCCGATGAGTGTTCATGTCAATAAATTTGCGCCGAGCGTGCCGAGTGTCCAGCTGCAACCAACCAAGCGTGACCGTCCTGCCGAACCGCACCCGACCATGGTGCGCGCCCAAGCTCGCGCCGCCCAGCAGCCTCATCAGACCACCCGAACTGCAACTCGCCGCAGTCCAGCCACATCACACCATCACTCGACTCGTATCGTTAAACCAAATCAAACTCCAGCCAAACAGCATCCTGCGACCCTCGCGCCCAAGCCAGCCGCCGTTCTCAAGCATGAAGCCATCACCGAAGCCCTGCAGCGCGCCACCACCCCGCAAAAAGCGCCGCGCCGCGCCAAAAAACCAAAGAGTCGCATGGGTCGCTGGCTGCAAGTCGCCTCCGTCGGCCTGGCCATCATGCTGATCGGTGGCTATTTCACCTACCTCGGCATGCCTAACATCTCCACTCGCATTGCCGCTATCCAATCTGGCATCAACGCCAAATATCCCGGCTACCGACCAACTGGCTACGCCCTGAGCGGCCCGGTTACCTTCAAGAGCGGGGAAGTCCGCATGAAATTTGCCTACGCTGACGGCGGCCAATCCTACACCATCACCCAGCAAAAAAGCTCACTCAACTCCGCCGCCCTCAAAGAGACCCTGACCGCCGACGGCGGCGACGTCCAAACTACCACCGCCGGCGGTCTGACTATTTACAGCACCGACCGGACGGCCAGCTGGATCAATGGCGGCGTCCTCTATCAGATCACCCTCGGCGGGGCATTGTCAAGCGAGCAAGTCACCAAAATCGCCACTAGTTTATAA
- a CDS encoding DUF3048 domain-containing protein: protein MHIKNPRPATAAQKPTVTSAKSDHASPNAPAKKRSFVQWCKKHLWAIVLITTSLVIAGIFIVAINSVQHDSGLPFFTAKKKPTKFYSPLTGLEVADEAATKQPVTGVMIENSPDARPQSGLSGAGIVYEAVAEGGITRFLAVYQGAKPGLIGPVRSLRLYYLSWGAQYQASIAHVGGSPNALDTVRSSGYRDIDQFFNGGSYWRASDRRAPHNVYTSGEKLDALNASKGFKESSFTGFKRGDGKPVETPNATTIQLNFSGSTYNTAYAYDKATNTYKRSLAGAPHADREGGQIAPRVVIALEAPLERRVGPDGYEDTVTIGSGKATVFQNGTATAITWKKDSLTAPLKLLDENGKDFTLGRGQTWIGVFTPGRGSVTWR from the coding sequence ATGCACATCAAGAATCCTCGCCCAGCCACCGCGGCCCAAAAACCGACGGTAACATCAGCTAAATCCGATCATGCGTCACCAAACGCCCCGGCCAAAAAACGCTCGTTTGTCCAGTGGTGCAAAAAGCACTTGTGGGCCATCGTCTTGATTACTACCTCGCTGGTCATCGCTGGTATTTTCATCGTCGCTATCAATTCCGTCCAGCACGATAGCGGCCTACCGTTCTTCACTGCCAAGAAAAAGCCAACCAAATTCTACTCACCACTCACCGGTCTCGAAGTCGCTGATGAAGCAGCCACCAAGCAGCCCGTCACTGGCGTCATGATCGAGAACAGCCCCGACGCTCGCCCACAGTCCGGCCTCTCCGGAGCCGGTATCGTCTATGAGGCCGTCGCCGAGGGTGGCATCACGCGCTTCCTCGCTGTTTATCAGGGCGCTAAGCCCGGCCTCATCGGCCCAGTTCGTAGCCTCCGCCTTTACTATCTCAGCTGGGGCGCGCAGTACCAAGCCTCCATCGCCCACGTCGGCGGCAGCCCGAACGCTCTCGATACCGTCCGCAGCAGCGGCTACCGCGACATCGACCAGTTCTTTAATGGCGGCAGTTATTGGCGAGCCAGCGACCGCCGCGCCCCACACAATGTCTACACATCCGGTGAGAAACTTGACGCCCTGAATGCTAGTAAAGGTTTCAAAGAATCATCATTTACCGGTTTCAAGCGTGGTGATGGCAAGCCGGTCGAGACACCAAATGCCACCACTATCCAGCTCAACTTTAGCGGCAGCACTTACAATACCGCCTATGCTTATGACAAAGCGACCAACACCTACAAACGCTCACTAGCTGGCGCACCGCACGCCGACCGGGAAGGTGGCCAGATCGCCCCACGCGTGGTCATCGCTCTCGAAGCACCGCTCGAGCGACGCGTCGGGCCAGATGGCTACGAGGACACCGTCACCATTGGCTCGGGCAAGGCGACCGTCTTCCAGAACGGCACCGCTACCGCCATCACCTGGAAGAAAGATAGCCTCACCGCACCGCTCAAACTGCTTGACGAAAATGGCAAAGACTTTACCCTGGGTCGCGGCCAAACATGGATCGGCGTGTTTACGCCCGGGCGGGGATCCGTCACGTGGCGATGA
- a CDS encoding PEGA domain-containing protein, translating into MYRKQKRSLELARRTLIYTVMVLAVCILAFILIFHTLGYQLNLKTQTVEQRALVQYDSRPQGARVFVDGMELGKTHIKGMLPEGQHQFSMRLDGYDEWRKVVEVKAGTLTWLSYARLVPSERVVSSVKEFSSLASVRFSPNWRFMLGVMQATDAPKIVWGDLRDSDKPKFNEVTLDTSVVAGYGGQATTHTFKIVEWDSGNRYAILKHTYVVEGQGEKVQWLKVDRENKTVADITKVIGLELKDVRFLGESGNELYILQSSGELRRADLNAATISAPLISHVQSFSVYGADYITYVGTNGTSKLQLAGIWRKDWTEPVVVRRQTEAEASTPLMIKFSRYDNKDVLVVGVGSAVTLHMGAALDGSSSSASKLLGRVKSIAAGKLLTELDLSGTGRFVLMRTTAGFMSYDIERQSMSHDTALPTGTTLDWLDDYHVWSVEGGKLVMREFDGANQSTMLEASEGFDASLSHDGDWLYAFRRADNGTVTMSRLRMTIKR; encoded by the coding sequence ATGTATCGAAAACAAAAGCGCAGTTTAGAGCTCGCCCGCAGGACACTGATTTACACAGTTATGGTACTGGCGGTGTGTATATTGGCGTTCATTTTGATTTTTCATACGCTTGGCTATCAGCTGAATCTTAAGACGCAGACGGTTGAGCAGCGGGCGCTGGTGCAGTATGATTCGCGGCCGCAAGGCGCACGGGTGTTTGTCGATGGCATGGAGCTCGGCAAGACACATATCAAGGGCATGCTTCCTGAGGGGCAGCATCAATTTTCCATGCGCCTGGATGGCTATGACGAGTGGCGCAAGGTCGTCGAGGTTAAGGCCGGGACACTGACCTGGCTATCATATGCGCGGCTGGTGCCGAGTGAGCGGGTGGTGAGTTCGGTCAAGGAATTTTCGTCGCTGGCCTCGGTGCGATTTTCGCCAAATTGGCGGTTCATGCTGGGTGTGATGCAAGCGACCGATGCGCCGAAGATCGTCTGGGGCGATTTGCGTGATTCGGATAAGCCAAAGTTTAATGAGGTGACATTGGATACGTCGGTGGTGGCGGGCTATGGCGGCCAGGCGACGACGCACACATTCAAGATCGTTGAATGGGATTCCGGTAATCGCTACGCCATTCTCAAACACACCTACGTGGTCGAAGGCCAAGGCGAAAAAGTCCAGTGGCTGAAAGTCGACCGCGAGAATAAGACAGTGGCTGACATCACGAAAGTGATCGGGCTGGAACTAAAAGATGTGCGCTTCCTCGGTGAGAGCGGCAACGAACTATACATACTACAGTCGAGCGGCGAACTGCGGCGAGCGGACTTAAACGCAGCGACGATTTCTGCGCCGCTGATCAGTCATGTGCAGTCATTCTCGGTGTATGGTGCGGATTATATCACCTACGTCGGGACAAATGGTACGAGCAAGCTGCAGCTGGCGGGAATTTGGCGCAAGGACTGGACTGAGCCAGTGGTTGTGCGGCGACAGACTGAGGCGGAGGCTTCGACGCCGTTGATGATCAAGTTCTCGCGCTATGATAATAAAGACGTGCTGGTGGTTGGCGTCGGCTCGGCGGTGACGCTGCACATGGGCGCGGCGCTGGACGGGTCGAGCTCGTCAGCGTCAAAATTACTTGGTCGCGTCAAGTCGATCGCTGCCGGTAAACTACTGACCGAGCTGGATCTGAGCGGTACCGGGCGGTTCGTCTTGATGCGAACGACGGCTGGCTTTATGAGTTATGATATTGAGCGGCAATCGATGTCGCATGATACGGCACTGCCGACGGGAACGACGCTTGATTGGCTGGATGATTATCACGTGTGGAGTGTTGAGGGCGGCAAGCTGGTGATGCGCGAGTTCGACGGCGCTAATCAATCGACGATGCTGGAGGCCAGCGAAGGGTTTGATGCGTCACTGTCGCACGACGGCGACTGGCTGTATGCTTTCCGCCGAGCTGATAACGGCACGGTGACGATGTCACGGCTACGGATGACGATCAAGCGCTAA